A window of the Henckelia pumila isolate YLH828 chromosome 3, ASM3356847v2, whole genome shotgun sequence genome harbors these coding sequences:
- the LOC140890365 gene encoding uncharacterized protein — translation MARSLHSWKTREVVVQIELTPSIELILVAQEESDWRKELLGYMEKAETLARITKGEVLKFLWKNIVCIFGVPRKLISNNGQQFQGARVQAWSLVQSLKIRLGKAQGNWVDELSSLLWSYRTMPRIRTGETPFSLEDLDFMEEKREAASIRMEAYKNRIARSYNRRVRRKGFQVGDLVLRRVQDVTVRKLDPKWEGPYKVVMRLSSDAYYLEDSKGKMLKRPWSAYNLRKYYS, via the exons ATGGCTAGATCACTTCATAGCTGGAAGACTAGGGAAGTAGTTGTGCAAATAGAGTTAACACCCTCTATTGAGCTCATACTAGTAGCTCAGGAAGAGAGTGATTGGAGGAAAGAGCTCTTGGGATACATGGAGAAG GCGGAGACCTTGGCTCGCATTACTAAAGGAgaagttttgaaatttttatggaaGAATATTGTGTGCATATTTGGAGTGCCTCGGAAGCTCATTTCTAATAATGGGCAACAATTCCAAGGAGCTCGGGTGCAAGCATG GTCTTTGGTGCAAAGTTTGAAGATCCGCTTGGGGAAAGCCCAAGGAAATTGGGTGGATGAGCTTTCAAGTTTGCTATGGTCATATCGTACCATGCCTAGAATTAGGACCGGAGAAACCCCTTTTAGTCTG GAAGACTTAGACTTTATGGAGGAGAAGAGAGAAGCTGCTTCCATCAGAATGGAGGCATACAAAAACAGGATAGCTCGGTCTTATAATCGCCGAGTGCGCAGGAAGGGATTTCAGGTAGGAGATTTGGTGCTCCGAAGAGTTCAGGATGTGACTGTGAGGAAGCTCGATCCTAAGTGGGAAGGACCATACAAGGTGGTGATGAGGCTCAGCTCAGATGCTTactacttggaggattcaaaGGGGAAGATGCTGAAGAGACCTTGGAGTGCTTATAATTTACGCAAATATTATTCTTAA
- the LOC140890363 gene encoding uncharacterized protein gives MVTERGIEVNPEKVQVIQSMSPPRNLQEVQRLAGRIAALSRFISSPIGRIFTHAEISGQLVKWTIELSEYDIQYEPRAAIKDQALADFLDETKHMEGEDLWKVYVDGSSNSEGCGLGALLISPHGDEIRLAVRLNFRASNNEAEYEVVLIGLRAAKQVGAGRVHLYSDSQLIAQQVNGSYEIKSENFKEYMKAIVEARGFFDEVIFKQIPR, from the exons ATGGTTACTGAGAGAGGAATTGAGGTTAACCCGGAGAAAGTACAAGTTATCCAATCCATGTCTCCTCCTCGCAATCTGCAAGAAGTCCAGAGGCTGGCCGGAAGGATAGCAGCCCTATCTCGCTTCATATCGAG CCCCATTGGGAGGATATTTACTCATGCGGAAATCTCAGGGCAATTGGTGAAATGGACTATCGAGCTCAGTGAATATGACATTCAATATGAACCAAGAGCAGCCATTAAAGATCAAGCGTTGGCTGATTTCCTAGATGAGACAAAACACATGGAAGGGGAGGACTTGTGGAAAGTATATGTGGATGGTTCTTCTAATAGCGAAGGATGTGGATTAGGGGCACTTTTGATATCCCCTCATGGAGATGAGATCAGATTGGCAGTCAGGTTGAACTTTCGAGCTTCCAACAACGAGGCAGAGTATGAAGTTGTGTTGATCGGCCTTCGAGCAGCTAAGCAAGTTGGGGCAGGTCGGGTGCACCTCTATTCTGACTCGCAGCTGATAGCTCAGCAGGTGAATGGGTCATATGAGATCAAAAGTGAAAATTTTAAGGAATACATGAAGGCGATAGTGGAAGCTCGGGGCTTCTTTGATGAAGTGATATTTAAACAAATCCCCAGATAG